The genomic DNA GCAAGCGTAATAGAGCATTACCCGCAGATCATCGTTAATGTAATGGTAAAAGATAAGCCCCCTTTAAATACATTGAATAACGTTAGTAACATTATTCATGATGTTTCCGCTAAACTACAGGATAACGGTAGAGTGCTTGTTAGATATTCGGGAACGGAACCTCTTGCAAGAATAATGATTGAAGGTATGGATCAACACATCATACAGGATTATGCATCAAAAATAGAAGGAGCTATAAAAGAAGCTATAGGGGCTTAAGAATAGCATATGGAGCATGTAAGATAAAATATTTATAAGCCAAAAAGGCGGTTAGACAGCAGGAAAGGTTCCGTGGTGAGTGAAAACATGCGTCCGATATTAAATCATATGATTAACTCAAATATTGCATTTAATCTATACCGTACTCTTTCCACTTTTTTGTAACCAGCTCTTTAATTTCTTGAGGCATTACAATATCGGGCGGCCACTGCCTCAGATGCCCTTCTTCCTTAAGCTTTTTTGTAGCATCAATGCCTATCTTTGATCCGTACCCGGTCTCAGGTGCTGCATGATTTAATATATCAACAGGACCTGACAGTATAATTGTATCCCTCAAAGGATCCACATTATTACCAAGTCTCCATATAATCTCTTTTATGTCCTGTACATTAACATCCCTATCAAATACGATTATAAACTTCGTGAACATGAATTGCCCAAGTCCCCATAATGCATTGATTATCTTTCTTGCATGGCCTGGAATGGATTTATCAATACTTACAAAGGCCATATTATGAAATACCCCTTCGATTGGCAGGTTGATATCAACAATCTCAGGAAACATCTTTTTGATCAAAGGCAGAAAAAACCTTTCCGATGCCTTGCCCAGATATCCGTCCTCCATAGGCGGCTTACCGACAATGGTTGCAGGGTATATGGCATTTTTTCTATGTGTTATCGCTGTTATATGAAAAACAGGGTATTTATCTTCCATTGAATAATAACCTGTGTGATCCCCAAAAGGTCCCTCTGTTCTTAATTCATCGGTATCAACATATCCCTCTAAAATAAACTCTGCGTATGCGGGTACTTCAATATCGCATGTAATACACTTTACCAGCTCCACGGGCTCTTCTCTCAAAAAGCCCGCGAATATCATTTCATCGATTCCATCGGGCAATGGTGCTGTAGCGGCATAAAGCGTTTGTGGATCAGTACCTATTGCAACTGCAACATCCATACGTTTGCCGAGTTCTTTATACCTCCTGAAGTGTCCTGCACCATGCTTGTGAACATGCCAGTGCATGCCGGTTGTTTTTTCGTCATACACATGCATTCTGTACATCCCGACATTCCTTATGCCTGTTTCCGGATCTTTTGTAAAAACGAGTGGAAGTGTAATGAACTTTCCTCCGTCGAGCGGCCATGTTTTTACAATCGGCAGTATATTGAGATCCGGGTTGGCATTTATGATTACTTCATGGCATGCACCATCTGACCGTGTTTTTGGAAAAAAGTCTGAAATCTGTTTTAACAGGGGAAGCATCTTAATCTTGTCCAGCAATGATTCAGGTGCTTTCTGATCGATGAGTTCCTTCATCCTATCCTGAAGTGCATTTAAACTGGCAACTCCAAGTGCGAATGCAGTCCTTTTCTCTGTGCCGAACATGTTCATCACAAGCGGGAATGAACTCGATTCTACATTTTTGAAAAAAAGTGCTGGCCCGTTCGATTTCATTGTCCTGTCCGCGATCTCTGCGACCTCAAGGATTGGAGAAACCAGTACATCTATTTCCTTTAGTTCGTTCCTGTTTGCAAGGGCTTTTAAATAATCTCTTAAATCTTTAAAATACATGATCTACTTATAAATTATTCATATCGGGAGTTCAAGTTAAATAATAGCTTTAAGGCGTGCTGTACCGCTAAAAGCAGATATCGATAAATGACTCAACATCCTTTACCCTGATCAACTCAATATCTGATTTAACAATACCTTTATAATTGCCGTCAGGAATGAACGCCTTTTTAAATCCAAGTTTTTCAGCCTCTTTTATACGTTTGTCTATCATACCAACCGGCCTGATCTCGCCTGTAAGACCTACTTCACCAATAAACACAGAGGAAGGATCAAGGCTCTTCCTTTTATAACTTGAGACGAGTGCCGAGATCACACATAGATCAGATGCTGGTTCATCAACCGTTACACCGCCTACTACGTTAATATATATGTCCTGTCCCAACAGGTTTAAGCCTGCCCTTTTGTCGAGAACAGCAACAAGCATTGATAATCTCGTCTGGTCAATGCCGACGGCAGTTCGTCTCGGCATAGCAAGATAGCTTGCGATTACAAGCGCCTGTATCTCGACAAGCAATGCCCTTGTGCCTTCTATGCTTGCAAATACGGCGGAGCCTTCTCTGGGCGCGTTTCTCGCTGTCAGAAAAAGCTCTGATGGGTTTTTTATTTCTTTAAGTCCTGTTTCTGTCATCTCAAAAACACCGATCTCGTTTGTTGAACCAAATCTGTTTTTTATGCCCCGGAGTATTCTAAAGTTAAGATTTCTATCGCCTTCGAAATAAAGCACCGTATCAACCATGTGTTCAAGAATTTTTGGACCCGCAATTGCACCTTCTTTTGTTACATGACCGATAAGCAAAAAACTTATATTGTGCCGCTTGGAAAACCTCATAAGCCTATCGGTGATCTCTTTTAATTGAGCAACGCTTCCCCTTGGTGCAGGTGTTGTAGCACTCTCTATTGTCTGGATGGAATCAATGACAGCAACATCATAGTTCTGCTTTTCTATAACCTCTAATATACTGTCCAGGTCTGTTTCCGCAAGTACCTCAAGCTCCTCGGTTATATCAAGTCTTTTAGCTCTCAGCTTGATCTGCTGTAAAGATTCTTCACCCGTTACATACAGGCAGTTTCTTTTTGACAATATCAGGGCGTTTGAGGCAATGAGTGCGATGGTTGATTTGCCAATACCAGGATCCCCGCCAATCAGTATTAATGCCGATTTTACGATTCCGCCTCCAAGTACTCTGTCAAGTTCTTCTATCCCTGTTTTAAATCTTTCCTGTCCTTGTGTTGAGATGGATTTTAACCTTATAGCTTCAGCATTATCTGTTTTATGCCTTTTATTCTCCTGATGCGAGAACTGAACAAAAGTGCTCCATTCCCCGCAGGAAGGACACTTTCCAAGCCATTTGGGTGAGTTGTAACCGCAGGAAGAGCAGATGAATTCTATTTTTTGTTCAGCCATATTAGTATAAATAACAGGCGACCGTATGGGCCGGCGCAACTTCCTTTAGTACTGGTTCCTCATCTCTGCATATGGGTTTTGCATAAGTACATCTCGGGTAAAACCTGCATCCTCTGACCGGTGGTGCGGTAATGTTCGAATACTCTGAAGACTTGCGATCTTTTGAGGGCATACTGGATAATAAAAGCCTTGAGTAAGGATGAATCGGATTTTTTATAATTTCCATTTTAGAAGCAGATTCCACTATCTTACCAAGATACATAACAGCTATCCTGTGTGAAATAAAAGCAACAACTCTTAAGTCGTGTGAGATGAATAAATAACTGACAGCTTGTTTTTCCTGTATCTCTTTAAACAGATTCAGAAGCTGTGCCTGTATGGATATGTCAAGTGCAGAAACGGGTTCATCGGCAACAATAAATCTTGGATTTAAAGACAAGGCTCTTGCAATGCTTATCCTCTGTCTTTGTCCGCCTGAGAAAGCGAATGGATATTTGTTATAAGCCGTTTGGGGTAATCCGACAGTTGATAATAAATCTATTACTCTATATTTTAAAACCCTGCCTTTTGCGATCTTATGCACACGCATTGGATCGGCTATAATATTGCCCGCCTTCATCCTTGGATTAAGAGAACTGTACGGGTCCTGAAACACTATTTGTGCCTGTCTTCTGAATTGTTTTAGTGAAGCCCTGTTTGCCTCAAGTATATTCATACCATCAAACATTATGGTCCCAGATGTCGGTTTCACAAGCAATAAAACTGCTTTCCCCAACGTTGATTTCCCGGAGCCGCTTTCCCCAACAAGTCCGAGTGTTTCATGCTCGTTTATAAACAGGCTTACTCCATCAACAGCTTTTGTTTCCTGTTTGCTTAAAAAACCGCGTGCTTTGTAATAAACTTTTAAATCTTTAACATCTAAAATCGCCATTAACTCTTATTAACTCGAAGTCGTTAATCAAGCAAGCGATGAATTGGCTTCATGTATACAAAAACGGCGGCAGATAAAATTTGAAGATACTGGCTGTTAAAGCCGAGTCAATATGTCAGTTAATTACCAAGTGAAAATGTCAGTAAGCTTATTCATTAGACGGCCATTTTTAATTGAGTTTGTTCATGTAATGTACCTTTAATTAAACGAGTCACAGCCTCAGGGCTAAATCTTGCCACCAATTGTCCCTTGTAAATAATCTCTATACTTCCTTCCCGTATCTGTAAGACCTCCACATGCTGTTTTACGAGTGAACGAAACTTGTTAGAGGGTGGTATTTGAAGAATCAAGCCTTCAAACGAGATTGTATGGTCAGCACTGACGACCCTTGTATCCTTGAGGCATAAGATACGGTCCAGTTTATCGATAGGGGGGCTTTCCGAAAAGCTGATTCTTGTTTCTTAGAAGGGAAGTTAAAACGTTTATTATATTCCGGCAAGAAATTTTTAAGGACTTCGTTAGCCTGCTGCATATCTTGTGCCTTTTTAAGACGTAATTCTACGACGAGCCGGTCTTGGAGTACCCCCCACAGACGTTCTATTCGGCTTTTCGCCTGAGGAGACCATGCTTTTATAATACCTATACCAAGCTCATTCATTGCACGACCAAACTGGGTAAGAGGTTTACTGTTGTGGAGCTGTTCCAGTATCGTTGGTTCTCTCAGAGTATGAAAAATAGAATGCCTGTCTGAATAAAGGCTCAACGGAAGTCCGTGCGAGACAAAGATATCCCGCATAAGCTCCAGATACGACCATGTAGCCTCTGATTCCACAAACTTACACCACATGTATATCCAGTCGCATCGTCCTTTGCTCCTACAAGTGTAAGCAAGGGGCCTCGTACTTCAAGCCAATCGTGAGGAGAAGCATCGATCTGAAGCATTATACCCAGGGCATCCTTTCGTTCCCGGCGCCTGCGGTACTTTGGTTTGCGGATACTTCGCTTTGGTAAAATACCAGTTCCACTTAAGGTCATTCTGAGGGTTTCCCTCCCTATTTCTATGCCTTCTTCTTTGAAAAGAAGCTCTTTCATATGGGTATCGTTTACATCCCGGTATTTACTCTTAGCCAGCGTGATAACCTTTTCCTTTATACTTTCCTCAAGCCTAAATGGACTTTGCTTACCCCTGTTTTTATGGAAAAGCCCTTCTATCCCTTGTTCCAGCATCCGCCTCAGCATACGAAATATCTGTCTGACGGACCTCCCCAGTATCTTCCCTGCATCTTTTACATCTACCGTTCCATCCATTATCGCTGATAGTACATCTGCTCTTAGCTTATCCTTCACTGTCAGTATCATCCCTTCCTCCTGTCTTTATAACAGGATATACTACTGACATTTTTACTTGGTAATTAGAGATGACATTTTTACTTGGCTATCACAATTTGAAGATACTGGCTTGTTTTAATTAATAAAGTGTAATAAGATCTACGACTAAAACCGATGAACGGGATTTTGATAAATGAGAAGACAAAATAAATATGAGGATAAAAAAGATATTGTTACTTCCGATCTGGAGCTTGACAGGCTTTATAAAGCACTGAATGATATTGAGCGTGCATGTAAGAAAAACCCGGGGTTTAATAACCTTATAGGCTGGGAGATGGAATGGAGGAAATATCCTGCGCTTTTTGACATACTTGATAAACATTCCGAGCAGTATTATTTAAAACAGCTTGAAAAAGATATATACATGAAACATATAACACCATTTTTAAAAAACCTGCAAAAAGGCGCTTACGCACTTGATGCGGGATCAGGGATCGGCAGGTTTGGTATCGAGCTTGCAAAAATGGGTTATCATGTAGCGCTCGTGGATAATGTTAAAAGCTCATTAAAAATTGCGCTTAAACATTTCGCTAAACATAAAATAAAGATGTTTGAGCTGTATCATGCAAATATTGATAGTATGTATCGGTTGTTTAAGGACAATACATTTGATGCCGTCTTTGCTATTGAATCGGTATGCTATACCTCTGATCCTCTAAAGACAATGAAGGAGCTTCTCAGGGTGACCAAAAAAAATGGATTTTTATTTGTATCCGTAGAAGGGCTTTATGGGGCAATCCTGTCAGACCCTCAAATACCGGAGAATATGCTTTTAAAGCTTATTGGTACGGGTGTATTGTCAATGGATCAGAATGTGCATACGCATTACTACACAAAACAAGGATTTGAGCAGTTACTTAAAAAGGGCGGTGCAACAATAGTTAACATACATGGTACTCATTATGTTCCCGAAGGTATATTTAGCAGGCTTATTGATATGCCTAAATTACCATCAACCGGATATAGAAAAAGGATTGCAAAAATTGAAGCATGGCTTAAGAGCTCACCCGAATTTAATAACCTCGCGAGAAGCTGGCTTGGGATAATAAGAAAATGAAAGTATTATTAATTAATTCACCGAAGTATTATTGGCCATTTATAAATGAGTACGATAACTTTTTGCTGCCTCAGTCGCTTGTATATTTAGCTGGCATCTTAAGGGAGCATGATATAGAAGTAAAGATCATAGACACAATGCCGTTAAAGATGGGATGGAAAACACTTGCAAACAGGATAAAGGAAGAGAAACCCGATGTTGTAGGTGTAGGAGAAAGTCATGCATTGTACGCACATGAATCAGAAAAGCTGATAAGTCTTGTAAAAGAAATTAATCCAAAGATTAAGGTTATCGCTGGTGGAGCACATTTCA from Deltaproteobacteria bacterium includes the following:
- a CDS encoding class I SAM-dependent methyltransferase, which encodes MRRQNKYEDKKDIVTSDLELDRLYKALNDIERACKKNPGFNNLIGWEMEWRKYPALFDILDKHSEQYYLKQLEKDIYMKHITPFLKNLQKGAYALDAGSGIGRFGIELAKMGYHVALVDNVKSSLKIALKHFAKHKIKMFELYHANIDSMYRLFKDNTFDAVFAIESVCYTSDPLKTMKELLRVTKKNGFLFVSVEGLYGAILSDPQIPENMLLKLIGTGVLSMDQNVHTHYYTKQGFEQLLKKGGATIVNIHGTHYVPEGIFSRLIDMPKLPSTGYRKRIAKIEAWLKSSPEFNNLARSWLGIIRK
- the radA gene encoding DNA repair protein RadA is translated as MAEQKIEFICSSCGYNSPKWLGKCPSCGEWSTFVQFSHQENKRHKTDNAEAIRLKSISTQGQERFKTGIEELDRVLGGGIVKSALILIGGDPGIGKSTIALIASNALILSKRNCLYVTGEESLQQIKLRAKRLDITEELEVLAETDLDSILEVIEKQNYDVAVIDSIQTIESATTPAPRGSVAQLKEITDRLMRFSKRHNISFLLIGHVTKEGAIAGPKILEHMVDTVLYFEGDRNLNFRILRGIKNRFGSTNEIGVFEMTETGLKEIKNPSELFLTARNAPREGSAVFASIEGTRALLVEIQALVIASYLAMPRRTAVGIDQTRLSMLVAVLDKRAGLNLLGQDIYINVVGGVTVDEPASDLCVISALVSSYKRKSLDPSSVFIGEVGLTGEIRPVGMIDKRIKEAEKLGFKKAFIPDGNYKGIVKSDIELIRVKDVESFIDICF
- a CDS encoding menaquinone biosynthesis decarboxylase, which codes for MYFKDLRDYLKALANRNELKEIDVLVSPILEVAEIADRTMKSNGPALFFKNVESSSFPLVMNMFGTEKRTAFALGVASLNALQDRMKELIDQKAPESLLDKIKMLPLLKQISDFFPKTRSDGACHEVIINANPDLNILPIVKTWPLDGGKFITLPLVFTKDPETGIRNVGMYRMHVYDEKTTGMHWHVHKHGAGHFRRYKELGKRMDVAVAIGTDPQTLYAATAPLPDGIDEMIFAGFLREEPVELVKCITCDIEVPAYAEFILEGYVDTDELRTEGPFGDHTGYYSMEDKYPVFHITAITHRKNAIYPATIVGKPPMEDGYLGKASERFFLPLIKKMFPEIVDINLPIEGVFHNMAFVSIDKSIPGHARKIINALWGLGQFMFTKFIIVFDRDVNVQDIKEIIWRLGNNVDPLRDTIILSGPVDILNHAAPETGYGSKIGIDATKKLKEEGHLRQWPPDIVMPQEIKELVTKKWKEYGID
- a CDS encoding ABC transporter ATP-binding protein, with amino-acid sequence MAILDVKDLKVYYKARGFLSKQETKAVDGVSLFINEHETLGLVGESGSGKSTLGKAVLLLVKPTSGTIMFDGMNILEANRASLKQFRRQAQIVFQDPYSSLNPRMKAGNIIADPMRVHKIAKGRVLKYRVIDLLSTVGLPQTAYNKYPFAFSGGQRQRISIARALSLNPRFIVADEPVSALDISIQAQLLNLFKEIQEKQAVSYLFISHDLRVVAFISHRIAVMYLGKIVESASKMEIIKNPIHPYSRLLLSSMPSKDRKSSEYSNITAPPVRGCRFYPRCTYAKPICRDEEPVLKEVAPAHTVACYLY